The Dasypus novemcinctus isolate mDasNov1 chromosome 20, mDasNov1.1.hap2, whole genome shotgun sequence genome includes a region encoding these proteins:
- the ACBD7 gene encoding acyl-CoA-binding domain-containing protein 7 — MALQADFDKAAEDVRKLRTRPDDDELKELYGLYKQSVIGDIDIKCPVMLDLKGKIKWEAWNLQKGLSKEDAMSAYISKAKELIEKYGI, encoded by the exons ATGGCCCTGCAG gctgattttgacaaggctgcagAAGACGTCAGGAAGCTGAGAACAAGGCCAGATGACGATGAGCTGAAGGAACTCTACGGGCTCTACAAACAGTCTGTGATTGGAGACATTGACATAA AGTGCCCAGTAATGCTCGATCTAAAAGGCAAGATTAAGTGGGAAGCATGGAACCTCCAAAAAG gattGTCGAAGGAAGATGCCATGAGTGCCTACATTTCTAAAGCGAAAGAGCTGATCGAAAAATATGGAATCTAG